In Granulicella mallensis MP5ACTX8, the sequence TAGAGTCCGAAGCGGTTCCATAACGCCGGGAAAAGGCGGCATGCCGTTCAGACACCATCTGCCTGCCACTCTCGTCACGGGAATACCAGGGTGTATCGCTGATAATGACCAGGCCACCCACTCGGACACACCGGAGTGCCTCCCGAAGAGTAGTCACGTAGTCTTCGGCATAGTGAAAAGAGGCGTTGAAGATAACGGCATCAAACTGTTCGTCCTGGAACGGCAGGTTTGTGGCTTCCGCCTGGAATCGCGGAAAGAGTTCAGGCAGATATTTTTGATAATGTGCGGCGGCTCCGAGACCATCGCGATCGTTCGCCAGCAAGTCGACCGCAAGCGGACGATACCCGGCAAGCGCCAGGCGATAGCTCATCCAACAATTCCCTGAACCAAGATCCAGAATCCTTCCGCCGCTATCCTCGGGAATTCTCTGCAATATATGTTTCGTCAGATAGTCATAGCTGCGTGCTCGGATATCCCATTGCTTGCTGTTGCTTCCGGTAGCGTCTTTGTAAGGGAGACCAAGATAGAAGTCTTCCTTTGTGCTGCCTCTGCCTTCCGCAGCTCTTATACGCTCGTAATCTTCCATGAAGCGTGCGTAATGCGCGACTCGTTCCGGCGGAAGGGCATGTACGATTCCGTGCTCGAGCTGCATTCGAAAGCCGCACGACATACAGTCCAGGCCACGCAGGTCTATCCGGCAGCGAGGGCACTGCAGGTGCATGTCGAAGTGGAAGACAGGGTCAATGGTGTCACTGGCTGCGTCTTTTTTTACTAGACTCATGACTACACCTTCTCCAGATGCAGCAATAGGCACAGGGTCTGCATCTATGCTCCCCTGAGCTGCACTAATTGCTCGACAGGGGCTGCAGCAGAGGAAGCAAAATCGGAGATACCCTCCGGAGACAAGGCCTCCGCATCGCGGCTCACGGATTCCAGTTCATCGACCCTGCGCCAAAGCGCATCAATGTGGGCCTCTGTCTCGCTCGAGACCTCTGACTCACGCCAGGAAGCCACCTCCGCATGCAGGGCATCACGCACGACACGATAGAAATCGGTCGTATAGGCGGCCCTGAACATGATGCAGAGATCATCGCTATCGGTCCAGTTACGCTTCTGCCCGAGTTGCGTCCTCACACGCTCGTAGAACACAGTTCCCGGCAACGGATACGAAAAGGAGACTCCAATATCATCAGGGCGCGTCTCGCGAACAAAGTCAATCGTCTCCTGTAACTCCGTCCAGGTCTCTCCCGGATAACCAAGCTGCAGGAAAAAACAGGCACGAATGCCGGCCACTTTCAGGCGGCGGCGAGCCACAATGACGGCGGGCAGGCTCAGGCCTTTGTCCATCGCGTTGAGCACGGTTTGCGATCCCGATTCGACGCCCATCCATACTTCAGCGCAGCCTGCGGCCTTCAGTGCTTGGACCGTCTGCTCGCTCATCAGGTCCGCACGAGATTGGATTTTGAACGGAACAGCCGCATCTCTTTTCGTAACTTCCTCGGCGAATTCCTGCATCCAGTGTTGATTCAGAGCAAAGACATCATCGCCGAACCAGATATGCTGAACGCCGGCTTCCCTCTTCAGTTGCTTCATCTCTTCGGCAACAGTGGCAGCAGGACGCAGATGGAACTTATTGCCCGAGATCGGCTTCGCGCACCAATTGCAGCGGTAAGGGCATCCGCGGCTGGAAACCATGTTCGTCGAGAAGTACCCATGCGCCTTCGTCCATGCAGCGCGATAGGGCTCCAGGTCGATCAGATCGCGCGAAGGACGGGAGAGCTCCGACCAGGAGGGATTCTTGGCCAGCCGCTGCGGATTTTGAACGAGAGAACCTGCTGAATCGAGGCGTGCCATCCCTTCGATCTCCGGTATGGCTTCGCTATTCAGGATGGAAGTGCAGAGTTGCACCAGCGTCTTCTCTGCTTCTCCGCAGAGCACGTAGTCGAAGCCGTTCTCCAGAAAGAGTGCCGGATTATCTGTCGAATCGGAACCGTGCATAATGACGACGGCACCAACTGCACGCGCTGCTTTCGCAATCTCCCACGCCACTTCCCTCATGCGCGTGAGACACATCTTCGAGAGAAAATTGAAGTCGTCTTCATAGACGGCCACGATCTTAGGCTGATGCTGCTCCAGCATGGCAGCAAACGTTGCGGACGGCTCTTCGAGCATCGAGTCAAACACCGCGACGGAGATATCACTTTCCCGCAGCGCCGTCGCCGCATAGAGCGTGCCGATCGGAGTATAGGGCTGCATCTTGCGCAGTTGCTTCGCGTCGTAGGGAAGATGATACGAATGCGTCAGTAAGACTTGTGCCAAAGTTCACCTCGAAATTTTGTGCGCTGGCGGGTTCGGCACGCGGCCTCTGCAGCATGCGTGCCAGGCGATTGGAGCAACTGGCACACTTCGTTTTATATACCGTAGAGTAGCTGCATCCTCTTCAGCCAGTTGTCATGAATTTGTCAGCTCAATGTCATCGCTTTGCCATATAAAAGCCAGAGCGGCGGGTCCCTGCCTGGCCAGTTTATTCCTCACGGCACATTCGTATGGCGGAATTGATCAAGAACAGGGTCGCCCAACACGCCAAACTCACGTTTGGCCGGTTGTGCCGGAGCTTCGCCCCGATTGCGACGCCTCAGCGTAAGCTGCGGGCGTCCGCGCAATACCTCCCCACGCACATAACCAGAAATGGCGTGACCCTGAGGGTCACGCCATTCCTGGTTATGTGCCAAACAATTTAGAAGTCGATACGCATGGAAACCTGGCCCGAACGCGCGCCACCCGAATCCATCTGAATCGTATTGGTGACCAGGCCAAAGCTCGGAGAGCTGATATCCATATTCGGATCTCCAAGATTGGCGTGGTTGAGCACGTCGGTAAAGGTGCCTTCCGCTCTCAGCTTGACCCGATCGGTAATCGAAAAGACCTTGCTGAGCCCAGTAGAGAGATTGACTGTTCCCGGCCCGACAATCGAGCCAACGCCCGCATTACCGAAACGGCCGATTGGATTGGGGAAAGGCCCTGAGCCACTACCGGTCGTGCAAGGCGTGCCGGGCGTCCATCCCGCATATCCGGGGCAGGTAAACGCTGCGGGATTGACCCACTGTGTGCGGCTTTGATGGGCTGGCTTCCAGCTCACTCCCGCTACCCGGTCTGGGTATTGGTCACGATGACCACCGTCGAAACCGGTGATCGTACCATCCAAACCAGAGCCAGTACCAGAGGCGTCACCCTGTCCGTCTGGGTAATAAGGCGACTCGAAGGGTCCAGTCTGCCAGAGGAAGATATTCGAGAGTCTCCATCCGCCCACAACCGCATCCGCAAGCCGGGACATATGCGTTCCAAACTCACGTCCGCGGCCAAAGGGAAGGTCGTACACCATCGACGTATTCCAGCGGTTGCGGCGTGTGCCGTAGACGTTTCCAAAGTCGGCATGGCGATCGAGGATCGAGGTGGCGCGTGAGCCTCCGCTTTCACTCGCATAGCCAACGTTGGCAGGCCCCTGGTTGTCGGCAAGCGCCCTGGAATAGGTCCAGGAGGAATCAAACTCCAGCCCATTGCGGAGACGGTGATTGAACTCCGCCTGAAGCGAATGGAGGCTTTCGTTGGCTCCGGTGGCGCGAGTGTTGATACGTCCCCAGTTCGGGAACAGGCGTGCGCTGAATGGCTGGTTCGTTGCCGGTGTGGTGTTGGAGAACGGAAGAGTGTTTTCATCCGGTGCCCAGACCAGCTGGTGTGTCTCCGAACCGATATACGACAGGTGTCCCGCGTAACCCGAACCGAAGTCGTGATCGATGCTCAACGACCATTGCTCGGTATAAGGGTCTTTCCAATTCGTGCTGTTCGCCGTTCCGAAGTAGCTCGTTCCGTAGCAGGTTGAGCAGCCACCGCCATTGCCTGCGCCAGAAAAGATCTCAGGCCACTGGAAGCCAATCGCATGCGTCGTGGAGTTATAGGTGTTGGTGTATTGCGACGTCTGCGCCTGCAGGGTTCCCGTCAGAGAGTAGAAGTTCGATCCAAGCAAGGTAACGTTGTACAGACCGAAACCACCGCGAATCGAAGTCTTTTCGTCATTGAATGGGCGATAAGCAAAACCGAAACGCGGCATGAAGCGCAGATGAGGATAATGCTTCAGGCCTGCGGGAAAGCCAGCCTGACTATTGGTCTCCACCGGCATACAGGGAGCGCCGTTGATGGTTGCCGAGTTGGTATTGTTGACGCCATCCGGATCGCAGGCATTGGCGCTGGCCAGGAAGCTCCGTGCCAACAGGCTGGACTTCCCATCGGGATAGATGGCACGACCGGACAGAGGGACATTGGGATCGAAGTTTCCAATATCTCCGCCCGGATCGAAGTAGCCAGGCTGCAATTCATACCGTATGCCGTAGCTCAGTGTCAGCTTGTCGCTGGCCTTCCATTGGTCCAGCGCGAAGAACTGATAGTGGGTCGATTTTCCGTCGTTGTCCTGCTGCACGACGTCGTAAAAGGTCTGATAGGGAAGACCTGTAAGGAAGTCGGCGAAGTCCACACCTGTGAACAGGCCGGCGCTGCCGCTGGTATTGAACTGGAAGGTTCCGTAGTTATCGGAGCCATTGAAACCAAGGGGCGTAATCGCTTCCACCGTCTGGATGCTTCCGCCAAACTTGAACTCATGATGGCCCTTCGACCAGGTCAGGGTATCCGAGTAGTCATAAGTATTGGACTTCGTGAGAGAGCTCAAACGATCGGCATTCAGATGGCTGAGGTGATTGAAGTCGAGCTCAGGAATGCCGTTGTAGAAGAGGTTTTGCAGACCACTAAGCCCCAGGCCCTGCGTGAAGCCCTTACCGTCAAAGCTATCGGTCTTTCCGCTGGTGTTGAGGGTATAACCAAACCCGGTCTCATTAATGAGATTCGGCTTGATGGTCCAGTTGGCACTGATCTTCAAAACACGATTTGAGTTCGTGTTCTGTGCCGATGGAACCGCCAGAGGCTCAGGCGTGTTAATGGGATAGTCCTTCCAGGTGTATCTACCCCAGAGAAGAAACTTTTGGTTGGAACCGAAATACTGATCGGCACGAATATCGAATTGGTCGGAACGCCCGCTGGAATCCTTATTGACGTTGTAGTTAGCGATTCCATTGTCGGTATAGGACGTTGGATCACCAACATTCGGATCGGGATAGAACGAGAGCAGTTGTTGCGCAGCCGCATTGACCGAAGGCAGCTTAGTTCCATAGCTGGCGCCGGTAAAGGGATTGGTCAGGCCTGCAAGCGGAACATACGTCTTCCCATCCTGTCCCAGGACCATGTACTTCGAAAAGTCACCCTGCTTCATCAGGGTGCTGGGAACGGTGTACGATTCCTGCGTCTGAGAGGGGTGTCTCCATCCTTCATAAACACCAAAGATAAACGTCTTGTTGTGCCCGTCGTAGAGGTGAGGAATAACGACTGGACCTCCGAAGCTGGCACCATAGGTATTGCCAATCAGCTTCGGTTTGGTCGTGGTGATCGGATCGGTATAAGGAATGGCATCGAAGGCGGCATTCTGGTGGTACCAGAACACGGAACCGTGGATCTTGTTGGTTCCGGCCTTGGTGGTCGCAATAATCTCGCCCGGATCGCCGAACTCCGCGCTGTTCATCGCGCCATCTGCGCGCAACTCAGAGATCGATTCGGAAGAGGGAAAGGCATCGGCAAGAGGACCGTTGCCGGTCGCGCCCTTGATGGTAATGCCATCGACGGAGACTTCCGTCTCAAACGGCAACCCACCCTGCAAGGCAAACTGGCCGTGGTCAGCCTGCACACCTGGAAGAGTACCCACAATGCTCAACGCGCTGGTGCCATTGGCACTGGCGCGCGTGTTGACTGGCAGGTTAGCGACGTCCTCTGCGTTGTAGACCGCATTGATCGTCGGAGTATCCGTATCAATCGTGCTGACCGTATCGCCTGAGACCTGGACCTCCTGCTGAATGCTTCCCACCACCATCGAGGCATTCACACGGAGCTGCTGACGGACGGCGAGCGTGATGTCGGTTGCCGTCCACTTCTCAAACCCGTTAAACGAGACCTCGAGCGTGTAGTGCCCGGCCTTCGTGTCGAGGAACGAGTAATCGCCGGAGGTGTTGGACTGCGTCGTGCGGACGGTGCCTTCGTCAAGGCTACGCAGATTGACCGTCGCTCCGGGGACAAGGGCGCCGCTCGTATCTTTGACCGTTCCGAGGATGACGCCCTGAACCGACTGCGCCTGCAGATTGCCGGACAGCAAAAACAGAACCAGGAACAAAAGAAAGAGGGGTACGCGGACAGAGGCAGTCCCGCGTTGGCGGATGGAGATGTCTGGATGCTTCATAACGTCTCGGGCTCCTGAATGCAGCGAACAGCCGCAAAAAAATAGTTGAAGGGCGTACCGTGATCTCCTCGGAGGTCGTGAGCAGAGTGGACTCTGGACGAGGTAGAGTGAACGGCCTTTTTGAATGGGTGAAACAGCCACGACCTTAGCGGTATTTACCAGTCACCGGTAGGTTCTTAACGGTTTAGCGACTTCGCTGACCGCTGAATCTAAAAGGCTTACGGAACCCGTGTTTGCAGAGATGTAATGAAACGTTCATGGCCAGCCAATAGCGCTGGTTTTAGATCTGGTTCTGAAATCAGAGAAGTTCTTGTTCAAACAGGATTAACAAACCGAGGTTACGATCCATATCAATGGCAATCGAGGCCTTAGAGGAGGCTGACCCACTTAGCCTGCCTGTGACAGAGGTCGCTCCGCCAGAACCGGAGAGCTTCGTTGAGGCAGCACGCCTCAGGGCAGCCGTACAGGAGGAGCTTGCAGAGATCCTCGCCAGCTCCAGCTTTCACACCAGCAAAAAGAGCTGCGAGTTCCTGCACTACATCGTGCAGGTCACCCTCGACGGCCGTCTCGACTCCTTAAAGGAGCGCAGCATTGGCCTGGATCTTCTCGGCCGCGACGTCTCCTACGATCCAAGCTCTGACGCCACGGTGCGTGTCCGAGCCAATGAGGTGAGAAAACGGCTGCGCTCGTACTACTCAACGCAGTCGTCCAAGAGCGGTTACCGCATCGAGTTATTGCCCGGATCGTATGGCCCAAGGTTTGTGCCGGAGCCGGACTCGTCAAAGGCCCCTCCCCCCGCCGCTCTCGAGATAGCGGCCAAACCTCAGGACACGCGGCCTCTCGAGCCCCAGCTTACCGTTCTTCCCCTCAACATCGTCGTCATTATGCGTCCGGCGCTGATCGCACTCTTTATCTGCGCCCTGTTTTTGCGGCAGCAGATGCAGAGCGGCGATCCCTACCACCAGTTTTGGGACGCGCGGTTGCAGGGGAAAAACGT encodes:
- a CDS encoding class I SAM-dependent methyltransferase, whose product is MSLVKKDAASDTIDPVFHFDMHLQCPRCRIDLRGLDCMSCGFRMQLEHGIVHALPPERVAHYARFMEDYERIRAAEGRGSTKEDFYLGLPYKDATGSNSKQWDIRARSYDYLTKHILQRIPEDSGGRILDLGSGNCWMSYRLALAGYRPLAVDLLANDRDGLGAAAHYQKYLPELFPRFQAEATNLPFQDEQFDAVIFNASFHYAEDYVTTLREALRCVRVGGLVIISDTPWYSRDESGRQMVSERHAAFSRRYGTASDSIKSLEYLTDERLQLLEEQLSIQWTIHSPYYGFKWAMRPLVAKLRQKREPSRFRIYAARKNA
- a CDS encoding B12-binding domain-containing radical SAM protein, with translation MAQVLLTHSYHLPYDAKQLRKMQPYTPIGTLYAATALRESDISVAVFDSMLEEPSATFAAMLEQHQPKIVAVYEDDFNFLSKMCLTRMREVAWEIAKAARAVGAVVIMHGSDSTDNPALFLENGFDYVLCGEAEKTLVQLCTSILNSEAIPEIEGMARLDSAGSLVQNPQRLAKNPSWSELSRPSRDLIDLEPYRAAWTKAHGYFSTNMVSSRGCPYRCNWCAKPISGNKFHLRPAATVAEEMKQLKREAGVQHIWFGDDVFALNQHWMQEFAEEVTKRDAAVPFKIQSRADLMSEQTVQALKAAGCAEVWMGVESGSQTVLNAMDKGLSLPAVIVARRRLKVAGIRACFFLQLGYPGETWTELQETIDFVRETRPDDIGVSFSYPLPGTVFYERVRTQLGQKRNWTDSDDLCIMFRAAYTTDFYRVVRDALHAEVASWRESEVSSETEAHIDALWRRVDELESVSRDAEALSPEGISDFASSAAAPVEQLVQLRGA
- a CDS encoding TonB-dependent receptor produces the protein MKHPDISIRQRGTASVRVPLFLLFLVLFLLSGNLQAQSVQGVILGTVKDTSGALVPGATVNLRSLDEGTVRTTQSNTSGDYSFLDTKAGHYTLEVSFNGFEKWTATDITLAVRQQLRVNASMVVGSIQQEVQVSGDTVSTIDTDTPTINAVYNAEDVANLPVNTRASANGTSALSIVGTLPGVQADHGQFALQGGLPFETEVSVDGITIKGATGNGPLADAFPSSESISELRADGAMNSAEFGDPGEIIATTKAGTNKIHGSVFWYHQNAAFDAIPYTDPITTTKPKLIGNTYGASFGGPVVIPHLYDGHNKTFIFGVYEGWRHPSQTQESYTVPSTLMKQGDFSKYMVLGQDGKTYVPLAGLTNPFTGASYGTKLPSVNAAAQQLLSFYPDPNVGDPTSYTDNGIANYNVNKDSSGRSDQFDIRADQYFGSNQKFLLWGRYTWKDYPINTPEPLAVPSAQNTNSNRVLKISANWTIKPNLINETGFGYTLNTSGKTDSFDGKGFTQGLGLSGLQNLFYNGIPELDFNHLSHLNADRLSSLTKSNTYDYSDTLTWSKGHHEFKFGGSIQTVEAITPLGFNGSDNYGTFQFNTSGSAGLFTGVDFADFLTGLPYQTFYDVVQQDNDGKSTHYQFFALDQWKASDKLTLSYGIRYELQPGYFDPGGDIGNFDPNVPLSGRAIYPDGKSSLLARSFLASANACDPDGVNNTNSATINGAPCMPVETNSQAGFPAGLKHYPHLRFMPRFGFAYRPFNDEKTSIRGGFGLYNVTLLGSNFYSLTGTLQAQTSQYTNTYNSTTHAIGFQWPEIFSGAGNGGGCSTCYGTSYFGTANSTNWKDPYTEQWSLSIDHDFGSGYAGHLSYIGSETHQLVWAPDENTLPFSNTTPATNQPFSARLFPNWGRINTRATGANESLHSLQAEFNHRLRNGLEFDSSWTYSRALADNQGPANVGYASESGGSRATSILDRHADFGNVYGTRRNRWNTSMVYDLPFGRGREFGTHMSRLADAVVGGWRLSNIFLWQTGPFESPYYPDGQGDASGTGSGLDGTITGFDGGHRDQYPDRVAGVSWKPAHQSRTQWVNPAAFTCPGYAGWTPGTPCTTGSGSGPFPNPIGRFGNAGVGSIVGPGTVNLSTGLSKVFSITDRVKLRAEGTFTDVLNHANLGDPNMDISSPSFGLVTNTIQMDSGGARSGQVSMRIDF